From a single Silene latifolia isolate original U9 population chromosome 6, ASM4854445v1, whole genome shotgun sequence genomic region:
- the LOC141586528 gene encoding small ribosomal subunit protein mL103 (rPPR7)-like, whose translation MKNLSSQISRRLLRHLSTTATTAAAPSSTITIHKAKHKLQKEHVPDKALEIYSSVSSNSTSPLSSRYAKQLTVQRLAKSRRFDDIETLIESLKNDPKITQEPYFCTLIRCYGKAGMFDHAIKLYDQMEELGTPRSCLSFNALLAAGNNSRVFDRVHQVFDEMPEKYGFDPDKISYGILVKACCEKGEPEMGLKIIEEMDGKGVEVTAVTFTTVLDSLYRIGKVDEAERVWGEMVEKGCVPDVAAWNVKIGHAHAGEPEGVMGLIVEMEGAGLKPDTISYNYLLACYCRNDRLDEAMKVYEDLAKGGFRLKVATFRTLISYLCKKEDYAKGYDVFKRSVFHNKIPDFGTLKVLVEGLVKKKRKKDAKGLIRTVKKRFPPSFTNAWKKVEAELGLLNEEGSANDDAPAV comes from the coding sequence ATGAAAAATCTCTCATCACAGATTTCTCGCCGCCTTCTCCGCCACCtctccaccaccgcaacaaccGCTGCCGCACCATCATCAACAATAACAATTCACAAAGCAAAACATAAACTACAAAAAGAACACGTTCCAGATAAAGCCTTAGAAATCTACTCCTCTGTTTCCAGCAACTCCACTTCTCCACTCTCGTCTCGCTACGCTAAACAACTCACCGTTCAACGTCTTGCCAAATCGCGTCGTTTTGATGACATTGAAACCCTAATTGAATCCCTCAAAAATGACCCCAAAATCACCCAAGAACCCTATTTTTGTACCCTGATTCGTTGTTATGGTAAAGCTGGTATGTTTGATCATGCCATTAAGTTGTATGATCAAATGGAGGAACTGGGTACGCCTCGATCTTGTCTTTCTTTCAATGCTTTGCTTGCTGCGGGGAATAATTCTCGGGTTTTCGACCGTGTTCACcaagtgtttgatgaaatgcctgaGAAATATGGGTTTGATCCGGATAAGATTTCTTATGGGATTTTGGTTAAGGCGTGTTGTGAGAAGGGGGAACCTGAAATGGGGTTGAAAATTATTGAGGAAATGGACGGGAAAGGGGTTGAGGTTACGGCTGTGACGTTTACCACTGTGTTGGATTCGTTGTATAGGATTGGGAAAGTGGATGAGGCCGAAAGGGTTTGGGGTGAAATGGTGGAGAAAGGCTGTGTCCCCGATGTCGCGGCGTGGAATGTTAAGATTGGTCATGCTCATGCTGGTGAGCCTGAGGGGGTGATGGGGTTGATTGTGGAAATGGAAGGGGCCGGGTTGAAGCCGGATACCATTAGTTATAATTACTTGTTGGCTTGTTATTGTAGGAATGATAGGTTAGATGAGGCTATGAAGGTTTATGAGGACTTAGCGAAAGGTGGGTTTAGGCTGAAAGTGGCTACGTTTAGGACATTGATATCGTATTTGTGTAAGAAAGAGGACTATGCGAAGGGGTATGATGTGTTTAAGAGGAGTGTGTTTCATAATAAGATTCCGGATTTTGGGACTCTGAAGGTTTTGGTGGAAGGTttggtgaagaagaagaggaagaaggatGCAAAGGGTTTGATTCGCACTGTGAAGAAAAGGTTTCCACCTAGTTTTACGAATGCTTGGAAGAAGGTTGAGGCTGAACTTGGTTTGCTTAATGAGGAGGGTTCGGCCAATGACGATGCTCCTGCAGTGTAA
- the LOC141587768 gene encoding protein FAR-RED IMPAIRED RESPONSE 1-like has product MQNGKKLAGEHNVNNIGGSKKCSLKGGEWVMAHCRDLDMGGVMRTTQRSESENSFFKRFETIEVHGAEVYSHKVFEEFKEEAKWSIGTCKSRGFTECGSLEVTLYTLKATCSCRMLERKGIICRHVIWIYSSNGVKIIPEQCIVKRWCKDARLSKMFDSNGEASEDIDIIDGKQFAMSM; this is encoded by the exons atgcaaaatgggaagaaatTGGCAGGGGAACACAATGTTAATAACATTGGTGGTTCCAAGAAATGTTCGCTAAAAGGAGGCGAGTGGGTTATGGCTCATTGTAGGGACCTAGATATGGGAGGTGTTATGAGGACaacccaaagatcagagagcgaaaatagtttttttaagagatttgaga CTATTGAAGTGCACGGGGCGGAAGTGTACAGTCATAAAGTATTCGAGGAATTTAAAGAAGAGGCCAAGTGGTCAATTGGTACTTGTAAAAGTAGAGGATTCACTGAGTGTGGCTCTTTAGAAGTGACCCTTT ATACACTGAAAGCCACTTGTAGCTGTAGAATGCTTGAGAGGAAAGGCATCATTTGCCGGCATGTCATATGGATTTACTCATCAAACGGAGTGAAGATTATTCCAGAACAATGTATTGTTAAAAGATGGTGTAAAGATGCAAGGTTGTCTAAAATGTTCGATAGTAATGGTGAAGCAAGCGAGGACAttgatataatagatggaaaaCAGTTTGCGATGTCGATGTAA